AGTGAATACAATTGGTTTCAAGCTTACTTAAGCAATAGGAAACAGCAGGTGTATGTAAATTAGGGGATCTGATTCATGTGTTATCTCAACTGGTGTGCCTCAAGGATCGATTCTAGGACCTTTGCTGTTTATCATATTTATTAATGACCTTCCAAAGATTTCAACGTTTTTTTCTACTAGATTATATGCAGATGATACATCGTTAACAGCTTCTGGATGTGATCTTGACAGTTTATTATGTGAAATTAATAATCACTTACCAGCTGTTTATGACTGGTTATGTAGTAATAAGTTAACcttaaatttgacaaaaacaaaatatatcaTTTTTATGCCTTGTCAAAAGGAAAGTTACAATCTATATTGATTGTCACCTTTCATGGCATGACCACATTGATTACATATGTGgcaaaataagcaaaaatGTTAATATAATGGTTAAGTTAAAGCGTCATGTATCAGAAGCAACTCTTGTTAGTTTGTATTACTCTCTTATATATCCTTATCTTACTTATGCTTGTACGCTATGGGGAAATAATTACAATGCTCCATTGTCTCAAATcgtaaaattgcaaaacaaagcTGTTCGTGTTATAAATGACGTCCCTCTAATGGAACCAATTACTCCACATTACTTATCCTTACAtcttttgaaatttcctgACATTGTTAAACTGAATACATGTATGCTCTTTTATGATTATTTCCACCATGAAAAGTTTCCTAATATATCAGTTTCACTGGTATCTGAGCTACATAATTACAATACCCGCAGTGCTTCATCTAATCAAATTTTCATACCCTCATTTCAAACTAATCTTAGGAGATTTTGCCCCACCATTATAGGATGTTTCTTTTGGAATCATATCCCGCATTTCATTAGGGACAAACCatctaaaaatatatttagaGAAGCACTTTTGCGCTGGTACCTTGCTCAATActaatgaaacattttctttctatATTATTTACTTAACTATTTtcctttagtttttttttaataaaaatctCAAGTCCTTTGTTACATGTAACTTAAAGGGGCACAACATTAGTTTACCTAGATGTGCCCCTCTCCTCTCCTTCCAATATACCATGTAAAATAATTCTAACTATGTGTTACTTAGGGATTGGAGgaacaaataaatacaaataatacAAATACAAGACATAAAACAACCATTCTCTTTCCCAGTCCTCTCATGTTTCTGCAAATATACAACATaatcgtattctcagtattggactggaacaaGCTTGCAATAGAGGATAATATGGGGGAATATACGTATTGaacattatttgcatttgaaaagatttccccacattagcctccattgcaagctagttccagtccaatactgagaatacaaATATGGTCTATTGCCTATTGGAAGGAGGGAGCTAAATCAAATCATTGCAGTAAATGCTAAGTACAGTCTGCCACTTAATTTGTGCATCTCATCAAATAACAATGGTGCCCTTTGTTTTGAGTCTAACCCTAACTAAGGTTAGTGTTAGTGTAAGGGTTAGCAATAGTGGGGCCACCAAGcctttagggtttagggttaaaCACTGCCATtgtgtgaaatatttttgagaGACAAGAAATGCACAAATCTTATTGCGGattgttttcacttttgtggttgttttgttttcagtgaaaACAACAGCTTAGTGGTAAAGAGACCCAATGGCTACTGCTTATTCTTGACTGTCCCCAACATATTCTTGGAATGTTGAAATTTATTGGTATTGTCGTGCACAGGAACACCAATTGCAAAGGGCAAAGAACTCTACTCAAAATCGGGTTGGCATTCTGTCAAACATAATGATAATATCACAAGTTATTCatgttgaaaactttttctctCTTAATTAATCTTCTACTGTAGAATCTCACAAAGTACGGTCAGAGATTTTTCATGCTTTATTGCACCTTGGGAAACTATGCATTGATGAGGTAAGTTTCAACAAGTTAgcttgtcattaatttttgttacacTATCAAGTAACACTATGCGCAAATAAGACTAGAATCCAGAATCTCTCTTTTTGGAACATTTTAGTGGGGGCTCTTTAGTCATTGTTACGATTAGCGCGAACCAATTCTTCCATTTTTGGGTAGGAAGATATATGCGCATTGTACACTGACTATTATTAGCTTTGAGCACAATTTGGAAGGGCCTTTTACTTTCCATCCAGGTGCGAATTTGTTTTATCCGatctcattattattatatctaTAAAAATGTACTGTTTGCATTCTTATATCTCACACCTTGCTATAAACTCACCTATTCCTCCTTTTCAGTTAGTTGTCATGTGCAAACAGTCATGGACatcaaaaaatgtttcaatacATAGTTCCTTTGTATAGTTTCTGTAGCAGTAGCCACGTACAGTCATAGAATGCTGATTTTTATATTATGTTAatgcttttctcttttccacAAGATTAATATGACAAATTATTGTGTTAGTCAGCAtttatgaaaggaaaaagtATTCAGGTTTTGTTACTTTCATTTTAGGGAAAGACCATACGTCACATTGAAAAGACTGCATTGCAGGTTTGTAGCATAAGAATGTTGTGCAAGTTGTGTCTTTTACAAGTCTTAGGCTAACGGTAGAatcctctttcttttcttattgtGGTTCATTGTAGTTGTGCAACAAACTCTGTCAATATTATCATTtcgcttttttcttcttgctaGCATCTGAACGATACGCACACTTCTGTTCGCTGTCGGTGCTTATCATTGATTGGTTGCCTTACTCAAGGATCCGTGCACTCTCCATCTTGGACAGATCTTTATGCAAAGGGAGGGGTACAAAGTTTGCTGGCAAGCTACTCAAAGGATAGTGATCCACGAGTCAGGACAAGTGCTTTGCAGGCTCTGGTACGTGAATATTATGTCAGCTGGTATGTAAATGTtggttgaaatatttatttaattgtGCTCCAAAGAAATTGGTGTGTCAGTGTTGATGTCCATAACCCTTTTCATGAATTTGTCCACAACTTAATGATGATATTATTAATCAATTTACAGTTAGCATAATGTGACATAATGCAAAATAGACAAGTTTAAATATGTCAGTGACTTCACCTGTATGGAGACGATGGGTACAGTAAGCACTTTAAGGACTAGAGTGGACTGTTGAGAATGTGACTGCTCAAACAATGTAATCTTAGTACACTtttgcttctttctttttttattcttaaacCTGATTTCCGGTTTGTCGGGCACCAGTGTGGATTTTAGTGCATTGTCCGAAGGACAGAGAACTATTAGGTTTAGAATGAGGCATGATACTTCAAGTAAGCAATGTAATATTTCCTGATGAAAATTCTGGCGTCACATGTCAATATTCCAAAGAGTCGGATAAATTATGATGTCTTACTTGACACAAAAGAGGTTGGAAATTCTTTAAATTCTTTGTTAAACCAGTCATAGTGGTGGGTAAGtatcttgaaatattttcatctaGGGGAGGGTGAGTCTACTGGCCTTACGAGAACTAACTGGGAAATGTCGCTGACCTTGCTCCCCTAAAGATAATTTGAATTTGTGGTTGATGTGGCGGATCAGTCAGCCATTTTGATGTCTCTTTGCTGTGGACATTCACTATGTACGGATGCTTTTTAGACAATTATTAGAAATCATGATGACTTTACACTAACCGTTTGGTGCTGCTCCTTCAGTTACCTGCAGAACCCTAGCTCATGTAAGCAATCACATCAACAGCGCCTCTGTCTTCTTTGCCTTAAATCCTAGATTCTTCCTTTCTGGCTGTAGTTTTCAGTATTAGTTTCTTTGGCTGTTTGGGTTCATTTCCTCCTCCTTGGTGCCAACAGGTCCtttttgatgagtaaaatcttTCAGATTCAGTCAAACTAAATACTAGTTCAGTTTCACTTTTAGATGAAAAATGAATAGTGCAGGATCTGCTTGGTTTATTGCTGATTCATTTTACCCTAAAATAATGCCAGTGctcaaattaataataatgatgataataattatttaaaacttgTGTAGCATAGAAATTATTATGAATTATTCTAAAGTgcttaacaattatttgaagTTAAAATTAAACTATTACTAAAAACATAATGTATGAGAATAAGCTAATATTAAAAGGTATGTCTTTAACTTAGatttaaatacaataattattagtatgcTAGGGCTCAACTGCATTTCCAAAGGAAGAGTAGTTCAAAAAAATGGCCCAGAACAGGCAAATGTTAgcttgaaaaatgcaaaaatttttcTCATTACCACTGGTACTTTCTTGTTGGTCATGTCTATAGCTCACACTTCATGAGAGAGGTCACATCCTGGACATGGCAGTGTATCAACAGGCATCCCTAGCTTTAGATGATGACTTTGAAGATGTTCGATTAGCTGCCATCAAGTTAATTTGGGTTTTTAGTCTAGCAGACCCTGAGAGGTATGTTAAACCAGAtcagaataatttattattcaaaCTAGTTGTAAGCCTACAGGCAATCATGAAATTCTAGTCTTTacagcagttttttttaagtttctctCTGTTTTGCAGAAAATATTAACTTGGTTCTCAGCTAAGTTTAAAAATAACATCCACAGCTCTAACAAATAGTGAACACTGTGTGGTTCAAGAAAATATTCATACCTCCCCACAGAAGAGATGTGCTGTATGAaccccccccctccccttcTGGATTGTCCAAAATTGGCCCCCAAAGTTTACCGCCCCTCCCCTatggaattttcaaaatttttccaCACCCCCTGGAAATATTGCTGTCTCTTGTGAAGGGAAAAGATGAGTAGTTTTGTTCACTAAGATGCCAaatgttttgagtttcatGTATTTTCTGTTGAATTATATAACAGATATGAAAGTGAATTCCTTATGAAAATTCCTAATGCACTCAAGTCATGAACAAATTTTGTGAGTTTTGTGTATTTTCTGACTTTCTGACGAATTCTGCAACAGATGAGCAAATTCTTTATGCACTCAAGTCACGAAGAACTGCTGAAAAAGTTCTTGGCCACGTACAAATGAAATACAAGATCAGGTTGGAGATATAACTGTGCTTCTCTCGCACTGTGTCAAGAAAAAAGGAGCACTTGAAGAAGTACATAATTAAACTGTTTATACTTCctcatttttttgtgttctAAACATGAAGGAATACGAAAGTTTTCATTCTTCTGGGAAGAAAATAAACTGCAAAAGCAAATATTTCCTTATGGTGGACTCATATCCCCCTGGGAAAATTAGACAAATTGAAACCACCTTCCCCCCCTGGAACATCTGTTCCTTTCAGGGGGGTTGTATATgaatattttctggaaccgtacattttgaaaaaattacaaagtcTTAGCTATTAAAGTAGCTTGTTAAAAATTGTTAGAAATTAACTGTTGTTTTGGTTTGCCGGTAGACTTGTCAAATTACCATCATCAGATGATGCTCGATTGATTGATGATGCCTTCATTAAAATTTGTCACATGGTGAATGACTTGTCAATGAATGTGCGCCGGGAGGCATCTCAGCTGTTGGGCTCACTTAGCCTTGTGAGTCCAAAGTTTCTGGAGCAGACATTAGACAAAAAGCTAATGTCTCATCTTAAGGTAGGTGCAAGAGTTTTTCGTATGAAAATATTGTTCAATGTAAttgtttaaccctttcactacCAAGGgattccccattgatgagtagACAGAGtgaaatctataagtgtcagtAGCACTtacaggagtgaaagggttaagaattTCACTCCATAAACAGCTTAAcctgttccttttttttaaagaaaccatGAGTCCATTCCTCATTGGCCATAGCCAGTGTTGCTTGTTCTCATGTAATGTTTTCAATCAGTCACCAATGACCTGGGGCCTCTTTCTCAAAGGTTCTGAAACTTTTcaggcctatttcgggtgccacaattccctttataccTTTGCAACGCCGTGGTACTAAGCcctcaaacttcgcaatcctcatgttttttcttatattaaaaacatgtaaaaagatcagcttttcaaaacaagcagattgcagtttgacaactagcCTTTTGGGTCCGAAAAGTTCTCAGGACTTTCGAGGAACAGGCCACTGCCCTCAAACAACTTATATTACTTTGACATTTTTAGAGGAGAAAAACTGAACACGAGAAGAGGAAAGAACTTCATGCAGCAGGTGGGGCTGATGAAGGGTGGAGCACTGGCCGAACGTGGGGTGATAAAGCCCCCGAAGCTGAATTGGACCCAGGGGATGTCAGCTTAATAAGCAGTGGAGCATGTGGGGCATTTGTTCATGGCCTAGAGGATGAATTCTTGGAGGTGCGCACTGCTGCTGTGGATTCTCTCTGTGAGCTAGCCATCAGAAACGCTCCCTTTGCGGTTATGTCATTGGATTTTTTAGCTGACATGATGAATGATGAAATTGAAAGTGTGCGAGTGAATGCAATAAACAGTTTACGTAAAATCAGCCAACATATTAAACTAAGAGAGGATCAATTGGAGACACTCTTAGGGGTATTGGAAGATTTTTCTGGTGACACCAGGGAGGCAGTACGTGAGTTACTGTGCCATTGCATGTTATCCACAAGGGCCAGTCTCCATGCTGCAATTCATGCTTTGCTGGGAAACTTGAGTAAATATCCACAAGATAAAGCATCAATATGGAGGTAAAGCAGGGAGAAATGTagttgttaaaaaatgaaattatctGCAGTATTTAAAGACAGACAGTAGAGATCAACTGAAGCAATTATTATCTTCACAGTCATGATTCAatatatgattcatttcattgttCGTTTTTTCGTCTATTGAGAAAGTGGAGAATTGAGGTTAAGTTTCTCATTTGACGCTAATTCTTTGAAAGCAGGAATACTCTTGAACTCCCGTAACCTCTTTTAATGCTGCTTTAACTTTTCAAGTTCACGTTTATTACAAAGTTTGGAACATGAAAAATATGATGTACCACTGCTCGCAGTTAGCAACAGCTATTCAAGGCGCTCAATGGTTTGATGCAtagaatgaaattttattttacaacgCATAAAAATAACTTACTGAACTAAGTATGAAGTAGGAATCAGGTAATGAAACCAAGAAACAAAGCTTAGTGATATACAAAggggaaaattaaacaaagttcTTTGGAAATTTAAACAGATCTCATGAGAGCTGGAAGGATAATGCAAATATAGTTCGGTTTTCAAGGCATATTCAAATCCAATAAATCAATATATTCATTGAAAGAATGGCAGAATGGCAGTCTAGTCACTGCGTCACtagaccggaactgcctttctttcacaaaaggtaaggtgtactaaaaatagaccaGTGTGTGAAAAGGCCATGACGTAGGATTAGCATGAGAGTTGCATGCtgctaatgaaaccaaaactgcaaagaaagggaaaataaaatataataaaaataataatattgaccAATGTAAcatttgagaaaaagaaaaacaaaacaaaacaaaattcataGGAAAGTTGAACAAATTACATTAGAAGCTGGAAGGATAATGTCCCAAAAATCACTTCCCTTAATTACTGTTATCTTGACCACTATTTAGCAGTCTCCTCTTTTATGTGCTAGCAGTCTCCTCTTTTATGTGCTTGCAGTCACCTTTTGCGAAGTCCCAACAGgactttttctattttcttgacCTGTATTAAGAGGTCACACAGTGTCAATTAATACTTGTTCATACCACTTCAAATGTCAGATGTAACCCATTAGGCACAATGATTGATTTCCTTGCAAATTTTGCAAACCTTTAAAACACCAGAAACTATTGTTTCTAATTTGGGGTCAGACATCTCATCAGCCCTGGAGATCAAATTCTTCTTTCATTAATAACTGTTTGAGGCAATTGCATGAGTAGTTGTCCCCTTAAAAATGATATTCACATGGCACTTCAAGACCACAGAACCTCTGTTTatgtgttttccttttaataatGACCTTTCCAGAATTTGACGGTCTCTTTAAAAGCCTAGTCAGCCACATTGGCATTAGTTTAGGGACATGTCCGATTTTGTCAGTCAAGTTGTTTAGGTGTAATGTTTGTTAGAGATTAACAGTGGTATAAAGTGACATTTTGATTGACTTTGAACTGTATTTCTTGCAACCTGTATTAAGGGGTCACTTAGCCATTCCTGGAGGGTGACCACTTAATATGGGTTTGACTGTATGTGggtattcatttatttattctcAGGTGTGCCAAGTTTCTTGGAGAGAAACATCAGCATCTTGCATCATCTCTTGTGCCAGAGCTGCTGTCCACGCATCCATTTTTTGCTACTCCAGAGCCATCCATTGATGACCCTGCCTACGTAACCATTTTGATTCTGGTGTTCAATGCCACAGCTAAAAGTCCAACGATGCTGACTATGTTTCCTGATCACACCACACGCCACTATGGATATCTGAGAGacagccaatcacaattgGTGCCGCACCTTGATATAGAGCAAGGTGACAGTAACATGGACCATAGCGCAACTGAAGAAAAAGGTGATGAAACTGTGAatgtgtgtggaataaggccttaagtgacttctgatgcaatgtcaaattctccacGTCATTCagaactgaatacaaggaaatttggaaggagaatctggtaatttatcagaagtcacttaaggcttttctccaggcacccctgcaagtGTAATATGATTTACCTAAGGATCAGTACACTAGTTGTTAGGCCTACTGCACAACAAAATGGCGATCTCAACACCCAAATCAGGAAGTACATGTACCTCCTTGTgcgttattttttatttaaatattttttcctcctCAGTCTGTTACTTATAACtataatggtaatggtaatgattattttcttctttcttaaGGGTCTCAAACtgcaaagaaattttttgagAGCATTCAGATGCGGCTTCTAAGTTTAACATCAAAGAATCCAAAAAAGGCCCAGCAAGGTCTTCAAACAGCAATTCAAGACTTGTGTCATGTGAAGAGTATCGATACATCACTTGCTGCTGATGCAGAATGCCTCTCACTCTTCCTTTGCTGTCAGCAAATGATACTGCAAGCTCAAAATGATAAGATATGGAACATTCCTGCTGCTCTTTGCACTCGTCAAGGATTGGGTTTTACATCATTGGTTGAGAATGTTCTCTCCACATCCTATCgcattgaaaacatttttttaggTTTGATTCctcaacaaatttttctccttcGGCAGTTGAGGCTCATTGTGCATGCAGTACAGATCCTTGTCACACAAAGAGACAGGAGCACGTGTGACAAAAGCCTTAATTCCATTCTACAAATATGGGAGTCATTTTTAATGAGGATCAAAGCTTTCGCAAACTTTATAAATGCAGAGAACATTTGCGCAGATGCTTTCTGTGAAGCTATTATCTTCTTTCCCAGTTTCTTTGAGTCAAATATCACTAACCCCTCTGTAGTGATGGATTACATTCACTCAGTCATGCTCTCATACCAAGTTGCATCACTGCAACTGACTACTAGTTTGCTTCAAGCTTCTGCTGTGTTGAATGAACCCCGTGGGGGTTCAGACAATCCCCTTTGTTTCTCTGCTGGTCTCACATTGGGCATTAATGTTGAAGCCATATTGGAAAATGTGTCAGATGCAGCAAAGGTCAGAGTACAGGTACACAGAACTTGTATTGTTTCAGTCTATTTTGCACAGATTGTGGTGCTCCTTCATGTAATCAAGAGATGATTGATTTGATTGAATTTGACAGGTTATGTTCCCTGATCTAAGCTGTCGTTGGTTCATTCCTAAGTGTGATGACCTTCACCTTGTATCACCATTAAAACAGCGACTCTCTACAACTGTCATTTTGTCTCAATCTGGGTGGTCCGGTGAGTGTTAAATTCTAGTTTCCTTTTACCATCCTTCCCACCCACACAACTCGAGGTTAGCAAGACATGAATTTTTATAATGGTTAAACATTGACGATTTATTAACCAAGTTATTATTCCGATAGAGTCAGCACAGATAGAAGTATCATTGGTTCTTAAATACACACCAGATGTTGATGAAGACAGTGTATTAAGCCTTGGATCGTTTGCAACATCCATCCACACAGATAAAGAAGCAGATAGTATTAAGAAAACCAAGAGCAGCACAAACAGCCTGACTAATGGAGTGATAGCACTCTGTCCACCTGTTCAAGTTTGCATTCTGCCCAAGCCCATGCGATAACAATACCTCTGAGGGGAATGAGGTTGGGATCTTTCCTGCACAAGGGTCAAACTTGTGCTGCATTGATCAGTTTTCTTCAGGGGTGGAGGTGGATGGGAATATGCTGTGCAGTCATTCCCAAACATATTTTGACTCACTTAAACGGGTGAAAAACCTGGACTGCAAAATAATGTTTGTTTGGAACATGACAGGAAGTAACACGAAATGGCTGGCAACTAAACTTGTGTTATCGAAAGGAGGTTTTCATCTCTTCCATTAACACAAATAAATTTCCATTTCAAATGTAAGCCTTCATGTGAagagataaatatttttactCTGCAACAAGGTGTAAACATTACATCAATTTTTCACAGTACATTGCCCTGTCTCTAAGCATCTCTCTAGGGAACTTCACTTGTTTTGCTTATAGTCCATTGCAAGAACTCTTGCACACACTAAAATGGTTTTCATGGTCTCCATGgttgctttcttttgtaaacCATGGTAATGGTCAAATGTCTTCTTGTAGCAACAAAGCTGCAGATACCCCATCTTGACTTCTTGCAGAATGCGGTGTCCTATTTTGTAAGTGACGAGATTCTTTCAAGTGTCCTTTCCTATTATCTCCAAGAGTGACTCCACACGTATACATGTCTCTTGAGAGGACTGATACACATGTATGCAAAGGACTGTTCATGTGGTGTAAGTGAAGGATACACTTGTGCACCATCTTCATTCTGAAAGTGGAagaaacattattattattattttcaagtcCCTCCACCATGCTTAAATCATCTGGATTTCACTGGTGGCctttatttgttatcaagTGATTTTACACAACAGTAAAATGCTTAAttttttgtgttattttgtcaaatttcacTACTAAGTTGTCAACTGTTAAGAGTTAATGTAGCCTACTTGGGCTGACACTTTAAGAACAACTGATCCAACTTGTAACTTCTTAGTTGTAGGATCTTTGTgaacactgaaaaacaaaagatggaTCCCATGTCAATGTGTTATCTCAACAACAGACTAAATATTGTGTAGTGCATCTAAATGTAGATAATAGAAAATGTGCAATATatatatcattatttttaaatgtaaTATTTCTGTAACCATATACTCATCTATGATACAGCACACAGTCACTCTCAAGGAATATCAGCTGTGGCTATCAGaaaaatttttgcatgtaGGAGAAAGTAACTGTTCCTTGCCACGTTTTTCCCCCTTATTGAAATTGCAGTAGCCAGCAACAGTTTCATAACTGGGAAAATAGACTACCGGTAACATAAATTACAGTGGCAATTGTGCTGGTTACAAGCATAATTTATATTGATAACCCTAATCAGCTTGTTTATGAATAATCCTACCTTATTAAATCTTTGTAAAGTGTCTTGGTTGTTTCAAGGTATGGAGTTATTTCGTCTTCATACTGGCAATAGGAAAGAGAGAaatcatcaatattattttcttgcaATCAAAATGATGTTGCACTGTACTagataccttgattgaaaaagattatCTGGacgattggagtcctgagaaggactgttgttggggACTGgtgttttgacaacctgtgccAAAGCCATCTTCACCgtcaagtgatagtttttgtcagttgaaaaccctggtgagcaatttgattggtcaatagatagagtaggcATTGGTAGACAGGTGATGTAATTGGCTGTGAAGATAGGTTATGTATATGGTTGGATTGCCAGAAGAATAATACACAATGTGTTACTGTTTCTGttgagtaataattattgtttgtgatcagggtttttgaattttcaactaaAACTATCACTTACCtttgaagatggcttccacaTAGGttgttgaaatgtcagctgcaaacaacagtccttctcaggactccaatcgcCCATATGATGTTTTTCAACCCAGGAAtattactcctgggttcaaaccattttcttatttactgTACTAGATATAGCAATACTTCCATTGCTTTGAGTTTCTTAATTTAAGTTAACCAAGTCTTTGATGGCACCAGTTTGCTTATTAGGACATTATTTTTGCAACAACTTCCTCCAAGGCTTACACCTTGAAAAACAGTACTGGTAATACCTTGTAAGATTCATACCTGGCAAACTTGTCCTCCAAGACAGAGGtgcatgaaaattaaaaaaataaattcatttcGATCTGCATCACTGAAAATTGGATATGTTTCTGCTTCTTCAAGAAGTAACACCTACAACaccaagagaagaaaaaaagttactCCTCACTGGAATCTCTTTAAATGGAGACATAGTTTTGATGATGTTAATTAACCCTTTCtggcccaaggggttccccattgacgagtaaaatcgtctggcgttagacagagtaaaatctatataccggtaagtgccaattggcactcacgggttggaaagggttaagagtGTAGATTGTTGTTTAAGCAATTTGGAATTCAAGCATAAGTGTCAATAGATGCACCAGAAAGGGAAAATACTTTATGAATAGTCTCTTATGTGTCATTTGCTATTATTTAGGCAAACATTATCCCAGACAAAAGGGTCCATAACTGTGCCATATCCTGACCACCATGTTAAATATGGTTGTCAGAATATTCCAAGTTGGAGAAAATTCAGTCTTCCAATCTTAGTCTGTCAGTATGGTCTGATTTCAATTTACTTATTTAGATTCTCCACCACAGCAAGTGAGAGTACTCATGATAAAATGATATGTATGAATGCATTCATTCAGGAAAGACTTACCTTTCGAAGCTCATCAGAGATGACAAATTCTTCATAAAACTCATCAAAGCATTTTCTGATGCTACCTGATTCCCTGACAATTCCTCAAGAGGCAAagataaataattttcttttttatcattttattgaTGTAGTAATTATTACTACAACAATAAAATGATTACATTCCTTGTAATACTTGAGATTAGATCAATTAACTGTTGCATTGACAACTCAAACCCATCATTAAGCTTTTGGAACAGAACTGGCTTTTAAGCAAAGGATAGGCCAATTTTAGGAACCTTGTTCTTGGAGTCTGTCAAAGAAATCCATAGATGTAACTGAACATGAAATTACTTCTGCTGTGGTTGATGATGTGCTGGTATCTGTGGCcagaaaacatttcattaaGAGTTGTAATACATTATTATCGTATTATATTCAAGTTATGCAATGTTTCAAATGATCCTCATGAAGACAAAACTTAATTTAAATGTTTTATAATTTCCACTTACAATCAGTCAGGCACAAACAGCAATCCaaaaagattattttaaagaaattacaCACTGACTTGTCTGAGAAATTCACAATTATTTCTGTCACGATAATTATTGTATGTTGAATCATTACTTACTCAATGGAGCCCA
This sequence is a window from Acropora palmata chromosome 9, jaAcrPala1.3, whole genome shotgun sequence. Protein-coding genes within it:
- the LOC141891992 gene encoding cilia- and flagella-associated protein 300-like isoform X3, with the protein product MSSRSKVQMFSYDQLFQVYQKDIFVLDFFQDPAVISNLQVVSSNNTWAPLNTSTSSTTAEVISCSVTSMDFFDRLQEQGIVRESGSIRKCFDEFYEEFVISDELRKVLLLEEAETYPIFSDADRNEFIFLIFMHLCLGGQVCQYEDEITPYLETTKTLYKDLISVHKDPTTKKLQVGSVVLKVSAQNEDGAQVYPSLTPHEQSFAYMCISPLKRHVYVWSHSWR
- the LOC141891978 gene encoding integrator complex subunit 4-like encodes the protein MKRAHPDYSTTIVEEKLEETLDFGSQSEPVLKLKRIRQPVDASKRLAFELSEYSTQQEVLETLVDLEKELPLESSEVSEFVIRTLWDRFYETSDSVVKIKVISLLMRVGSLPGVNLHALVEDLTQLLNTDDENRRIESHKVRSEIFHALLHLGKLCIDEGKTIRHIEKTALQHLNDTHTSVRCRCLSLIGCLTQGSVHSPSWTDLYAKGGVQSLLASYSKDSDPRVRTSALQALLTLHERGHILDMAVYQQASLALDDDFEDVRLAAIKLIWVFSLADPERLVKLPSSDDARLIDDAFIKICHMVNDLSMNVRREASQLLGSLSLVSPKFLEQTLDKKLMSHLKRRKTEHEKRKELHAAGGADEGWSTGRTWGDKAPEAELDPGDVSLISSGACGAFVHGLEDEFLEVRTAAVDSLCELAIRNAPFAVMSLDFLADMMNDEIESVRVNAINSLRKISQHIKLREDQLETLLGVLEDFSGDTREAVRELLCHCMLSTRASLHAAIHALLGNLSKYPQDKASIWRCAKFLGEKHQHLASSLVPELLSTHPFFATPEPSIDDPAYVTILILVFNATAKSPTMLTMFPDHTTRHYGYLRDSQSQLVPHLDIEQGDSNMDHSATEEKGSQTAKKFFESIQMRLLSLTSKNPKKAQQGLQTAIQDLCHVKSIDTSLAADAECLSLFLCCQQMILQAQNDKIWNIPAALCTRQGLGFTSLVENVLSTSYRIENIFLGLIPQQIFLLRQLRLIVHAVQILVTQRDRSTCDKSLNSILQIWESFLMRIKAFANFINAENICADAFCEAIIFFPSFFESNITNPSVVMDYIHSVMLSYQVASLQLTTSLLQASAVLNEPRGGSDNPLCFSAGLTLGINVEAILENVSDAAKVRVQVMFPDLSCRWFIPKCDDLHLVSPLKQRLSTTVILSQSGWSESAQIEVSLVLKYTPDVDEDSVLSLGSFATSIHTDKEADSIKKTKSSTNSLTNGVIALCPPVQVCILPKPMR
- the LOC141891992 gene encoding cilia- and flagella-associated protein 300-like isoform X1 is translated as MADDEKKFSFQFVPNKIFPGFESSDVKELFVKWGMSSRSKVQMFSYDQLFQVYQKDIFVLDFFQDPAVISNLQVVSSNNTWAPLNTSTSSTTAEVISCSVTSMDFFDRLQEQGIVRESGSIRKCFDEFYEEFVISDELRKVLLLEEAETYPIFSDADRNEFIFLIFMHLCLGGQVCQYEDEITPYLETTKTLYKDLISVHKDPTTKKLQVGSVVLKVSAQNEDGAQVYPSLTPHEQSFAYMCISPLKRHVYVWSHSWR
- the LOC141891992 gene encoding cilia- and flagella-associated protein 300-like isoform X2, which produces MFPAGIQIGGMSSRSKVQMFSYDQLFQVYQKDIFVLDFFQDPAVISNLQVVSSNNTWAPLNTSTSSTTAEVISCSVTSMDFFDRLQEQGIVRESGSIRKCFDEFYEEFVISDELRKVLLLEEAETYPIFSDADRNEFIFLIFMHLCLGGQVCQYEDEITPYLETTKTLYKDLISVHKDPTTKKLQVGSVVLKVSAQNEDGAQVYPSLTPHEQSFAYMCISPLKRHVYVWSHSWR